One Methylomonas sp. LL1 DNA window includes the following coding sequences:
- the atpG gene encoding F0F1 ATP synthase subunit gamma, with protein MAVGKEIRTKIASIKNTQKITRAMEMVAASKMRKTKDRMQATRPYSKKISQIIKHLSHANPEYKHPYMIAREVKRVGIIVISSDRGLCGGLNANLFRNVLNQMQQWSGRAIEVDVCTIGGKAANFFSNINANLIGQVSKLGDTPHQVDIVGVIKVMLDAYTAGSIDQLYVVNNEFVNTMTQKPVMTQLLPVEANELEEDLSGHWDYLYEPGAKDVLDVLLQRYVESIVYQGLVENNACEQAARMVAMKSASDNAGNIIKELQLVYNKARQAAITQEISEIVAGAAAV; from the coding sequence ATGGCTGTTGGCAAAGAAATACGTACCAAGATCGCGAGTATCAAGAATACTCAGAAGATCACCCGCGCCATGGAAATGGTGGCCGCGAGTAAAATGCGTAAAACCAAGGACCGCATGCAGGCCACTCGGCCGTACTCGAAAAAGATTAGCCAGATCATCAAGCATCTGTCACACGCCAATCCCGAGTACAAACATCCGTACATGATTGCGCGCGAAGTCAAACGGGTTGGCATTATTGTGATCAGCTCGGACAGAGGTTTGTGCGGTGGTTTGAATGCTAATCTGTTCAGAAACGTGCTGAATCAGATGCAGCAATGGAGCGGCCGCGCTATCGAAGTCGATGTTTGCACCATTGGTGGCAAAGCGGCTAACTTCTTCAGCAATATCAACGCTAATTTGATCGGACAGGTCAGCAAGCTGGGCGATACGCCGCATCAGGTCGACATAGTCGGCGTGATTAAAGTCATGTTGGATGCCTACACGGCAGGCAGCATCGACCAGTTATACGTGGTCAATAACGAATTCGTTAACACGATGACCCAAAAACCGGTCATGACTCAGTTACTACCGGTGGAAGCCAACGAACTTGAAGAAGATTTAAGCGGCCATTGGGATTATCTGTACGAGCCTGGCGCGAAAGATGTTCTGGATGTTTTACTGCAGCGCTATGTCGAATCCATCGTTTATCAAGGCCTGGTTGAAAACAACGCCTGCGAACAAGCGGCCCGCATGGTGGCCATGAAGAGCGCATCCGATAACGCTGGCAACATCATTAAAGAGTTGCAACTTGTGTACAACAAAGCCCGACAAGCGGCCATTACGCAAGAGATTTCGGAAATCGTTGCCGGAGCCGCGGCCGTTTAA
- the atpA gene encoding F0F1 ATP synthase subunit alpha yields the protein MQLNPSEISDLIKKKIENFDAQVEAHSEGTVVSVTDGIVRVHGLSDAMQGEMLEFPGGSYGMALNLERDSVGVVMLGAYQHITEGDTVKCTGRILEVPVGTALLGRVVDALGNPIDGKGAIDTDLTSPIEKIAPGVIARQSVDQPVQIGLKAIDSMIPVGRGQRELIIGDRQTGKTAIAVDAIINQKGTGIKCIYVAIGQKRSSIANVVRKLEEHGAMEHTIVVVASASESAALQFIAPYTGCSMGEYFRDNGQDALIIYDDLTKQAWAYRQISLLLRRPPGREAYPGDVFYIHSRLLERAARINAAEVEKLTNGKVKGQTGSLTALPIIETQGGDVSAFVPTNVISITDGQIFLETGLFNSGIRPAVNAGLSVSRVGGAAQTKIIKKLGGGVRLDLAQFRELAAFAQFASDLDESTRKQIERGQRVTELMKQNQYAPMSVAEMGVSLYAANSGFLDNLEVKKVRDFEAALLSFMRTEESELMAKINEKGDFSDEIQKGMHSAIERFVKTSSW from the coding sequence ATGCAATTAAATCCATCTGAAATAAGTGATCTGATCAAGAAGAAGATCGAGAATTTCGACGCCCAAGTTGAGGCGCACTCGGAAGGCACCGTAGTCAGCGTGACCGACGGTATCGTTCGTGTACATGGTCTGTCGGACGCGATGCAGGGCGAAATGCTGGAATTTCCCGGCGGTTCTTACGGCATGGCATTGAACCTGGAGAGAGACTCGGTCGGTGTGGTGATGTTGGGCGCTTACCAACATATCACCGAAGGCGATACCGTCAAATGCACCGGCAGAATTCTGGAAGTACCGGTTGGTACGGCTTTATTGGGCCGGGTGGTCGATGCATTGGGTAATCCAATTGACGGCAAGGGCGCCATCGATACCGACTTGACTTCTCCGATCGAAAAAATTGCGCCCGGCGTTATTGCCAGACAATCGGTCGATCAACCGGTACAAATCGGCTTGAAAGCGATCGACTCGATGATTCCGGTCGGACGCGGTCAACGTGAGTTGATCATCGGCGACCGCCAAACCGGTAAAACAGCCATTGCGGTTGATGCGATCATCAATCAGAAAGGCACCGGTATCAAATGTATTTATGTCGCGATCGGCCAAAAACGTTCTTCGATTGCTAACGTGGTGCGTAAGCTGGAAGAACATGGCGCGATGGAGCACACCATCGTCGTCGTCGCTTCGGCTTCCGAATCCGCCGCGCTGCAATTCATCGCACCGTACACCGGTTGCTCGATGGGCGAATATTTCCGCGACAACGGCCAAGACGCACTGATTATCTATGACGATTTGACCAAGCAAGCTTGGGCCTATCGCCAAATTTCCTTGCTGCTGCGCCGTCCGCCAGGCCGTGAAGCGTATCCGGGTGACGTGTTCTACATCCACTCGCGCTTGCTGGAACGCGCCGCGCGTATCAACGCCGCCGAAGTCGAAAAACTGACCAACGGCAAGGTAAAAGGTCAAACCGGTTCATTGACCGCGCTGCCTATCATCGAAACTCAAGGTGGCGACGTCTCCGCGTTCGTGCCAACCAACGTGATCTCGATCACCGACGGCCAGATCTTCCTGGAAACCGGCTTGTTCAACTCCGGTATCCGTCCCGCTGTCAACGCCGGCTTGTCGGTATCGCGGGTCGGTGGCGCGGCGCAAACCAAGATCATCAAGAAACTGGGCGGCGGTGTTCGTCTGGACTTGGCGCAGTTCCGTGAATTGGCGGCATTTGCCCAGTTTGCATCCGATCTGGATGAAAGCACTCGCAAACAAATCGAGCGTGGCCAACGCGTCACCGAACTGATGAAACAAAACCAATACGCGCCGATGTCGGTCGCGGAAATGGGCGTTTCTCTGTACGCAGCCAACAGCGGCTTCCTGGATAATCTGGAAGTGAAAAAGGTGCGGGATTTCGAAGCGGCGTTGTTGTCGTTTATGAGAACCGAAGAATCCGAATTGATGGCGAAAATCAACGAAAAAGGCGACTTCAGCGACGAAATCCAAAAGGGCATGCACAGTGCCATTGAACGTTTCGTCAAAACAAGTAGCTGGTAA
- a CDS encoding F0F1 ATP synthase subunit delta: MTELATLARPYSEAAFKLAKETGKADAWSDALRFLSAVVQDSDMTAIVKNPRVSKEKIKQLLLDICQDRIDTEATNLLRLLIENGKLKLLPTISVMYEQYKADDEGYVNVDLYSAFALTKAEQSKYVAMLEKHLNKKVNAVVSVDKSLIGGILAKAGDKVIDGSVSGQLHQLAKRL, encoded by the coding sequence ATGACTGAGTTAGCGACATTAGCAAGACCCTATTCCGAGGCGGCTTTCAAGCTGGCGAAGGAAACCGGGAAGGCCGACGCCTGGTCGGATGCGTTGCGGTTTTTATCGGCGGTGGTTCAGGATTCGGATATGACGGCCATCGTCAAAAATCCCAGGGTTAGCAAGGAAAAAATCAAGCAACTGCTGCTGGATATTTGTCAGGATCGGATCGATACGGAAGCAACCAACCTTCTGAGATTATTGATCGAAAACGGCAAACTGAAACTGCTGCCGACTATCTCGGTTATGTACGAACAATACAAAGCCGATGACGAAGGCTACGTTAATGTTGATCTGTATAGCGCCTTTGCCTTAACCAAAGCCGAACAGAGTAAATATGTCGCAATGCTGGAAAAGCATTTAAACAAAAAGGTCAATGCCGTGGTATCAGTCGATAAATCGTTGATTGGCGGCATACTTGCGAAAGCAGGCGACAAAGTGATTGACGGTTCTGTCAGTGGCCAGCTTCATCAATTAGCCAAAAGGCTCTAA
- a CDS encoding F0F1 ATP synthase subunit B — MSINATLIGQMITFTLLVWFTMKYVWPPIIAALEERKAKIAEGLAAAEKGQEEVKLAEKKAKSVLKEAREQSAEIINLAQKRANELVEESKLQAQKEGERLLEAAKAQIEQEMLQARENLRKEVSTLALRAAEQILKEEIDKAKHHELLSRTAEQLG; from the coding sequence ATGAGCATCAATGCTACTCTGATCGGGCAGATGATCACCTTCACGCTTCTGGTTTGGTTTACCATGAAGTATGTCTGGCCGCCCATCATCGCGGCTCTGGAAGAGCGTAAAGCGAAGATAGCTGAAGGCCTGGCTGCAGCCGAAAAAGGCCAGGAAGAAGTCAAATTGGCTGAAAAGAAAGCCAAAAGCGTTCTTAAAGAGGCCAGGGAACAATCGGCTGAAATAATCAATTTAGCTCAAAAACGCGCCAACGAACTGGTTGAAGAATCCAAGCTTCAAGCTCAAAAAGAAGGCGAACGTTTATTGGAAGCGGCAAAGGCTCAAATCGAGCAGGAAATGCTGCAAGCCAGAGAAAATTTACGCAAAGAAGTGTCTACCTTGGCCTTGCGCGCTGCTGAACAGATTTTGAAAGAAGAAATCGACAAAGCCAAGCATCATGAACTTCTGAGCAGAACCGCGGAACAACTGGGTTAA
- the atpE gene encoding F0F1 ATP synthase subunit C, whose translation MELASLIANVQGFTVIAVGIILGLGAIGTAIGFGLLGGKFLEGAARQPELVPMLQVKMFIIAGLLDAVTMIGVGLALMLTFANPFLAAVQSVAG comes from the coding sequence ATGGAACTCGCATCATTAATTGCCAACGTACAAGGCTTCACCGTCATCGCAGTTGGCATCATTTTGGGTTTGGGCGCTATCGGTACCGCGATCGGTTTCGGTTTGTTGGGCGGTAAATTTTTGGAAGGCGCGGCACGTCAACCCGAGCTGGTTCCTATGTTGCAGGTCAAAATGTTCATTATCGCCGGTTTGCTTGACGCGGTAACCATGATCGGTGTTGGTCTGGCTCTGATGCTGACTTTCGCCAACCCATTCCTCGCAGCCGTTCAATCTGTCGCGGGCTGA
- the atpB gene encoding F0F1 ATP synthase subunit A: protein MASEGGSTGYIVHHLTPLSVGEGFWTLHLDTLFFSMGLGGLFIWFFKSVAERATSGVPGMAQNFAEMIVEFVDTQVKDSFHGRSELIAPLALTIFCWVFLWNAMDMLPVDLLPMIGSLMGMEYMRVVPSTDLNGTFALSISVFILIFFYSIKVKGLWGFAKEMTCTPFGPKMMPFNLLLKTVEELAKPISLGLRLFGNLYAGELVFILIALLPPIVQPLLGFPWAVFHILIITLQAFIFMVLTIVYLSLAHEDH, encoded by the coding sequence ATGGCTAGTGAAGGTGGCTCAACAGGTTATATTGTCCATCACTTGACACCATTATCGGTGGGTGAGGGATTTTGGACATTGCATCTGGACACCCTGTTTTTTTCGATGGGATTGGGCGGATTGTTTATCTGGTTTTTTAAATCGGTTGCGGAACGGGCGACATCCGGCGTGCCGGGCATGGCGCAGAATTTCGCCGAAATGATCGTCGAATTCGTCGATACCCAGGTAAAAGACAGTTTTCACGGACGAAGCGAATTGATCGCGCCATTGGCGTTGACCATATTCTGCTGGGTATTCCTGTGGAACGCGATGGATATGTTGCCGGTGGATTTGTTGCCGATGATAGGCAGCTTGATGGGCATGGAATATATGCGCGTGGTACCGAGTACCGATTTGAACGGCACCTTTGCCTTGTCTATCAGTGTATTTATCTTGATTTTCTTTTACAGCATCAAGGTAAAGGGGCTTTGGGGTTTCGCCAAGGAGATGACCTGCACGCCTTTCGGTCCTAAAATGATGCCGTTCAATCTGTTGCTGAAAACGGTCGAAGAGCTGGCTAAGCCTATCTCTCTTGGCTTGCGGTTATTCGGCAACCTGTATGCCGGTGAGCTGGTATTCATTTTGATCGCGTTGTTGCCCCCTATCGTCCAGCCATTGCTGGGTTTCCCCTGGGCGGTATTTCACATCTTGATCATTACCCTGCAGGCTTTCATTTTCATGGTGTTGACCATCGTTTATCTGAGTCTGGCTCACGAAGATCACTAA
- a CDS encoding ATP synthase subunit I yields the protein MAVGNQFSTVGKVLYAQILMAVAVVAGFLMIGGWDYAMSPLMGSGVALLPNLYFAYKVYLARNQPAQGIVNAFYAGEAGKLILTAALFTIVLQIPSVDFIRLLIGYVAVLSVFWFALYYWRD from the coding sequence ATGGCAGTTGGAAATCAGTTTTCTACTGTCGGTAAAGTTTTGTACGCGCAAATCCTGATGGCCGTAGCAGTGGTAGCGGGGTTTTTGATGATCGGAGGCTGGGATTATGCGATGTCTCCACTCATGGGAAGCGGTGTAGCGTTACTGCCCAATCTTTATTTTGCGTATAAAGTTTATCTTGCCAGAAATCAACCAGCGCAAGGTATTGTCAATGCATTTTATGCGGGTGAGGCAGGTAAGCTAATACTGACCGCGGCCTTGTTTACGATTGTTTTACAGATTCCCTCTGTTGATTTTATAAGGCTGCTGATAGGTTATGTGGCAGTGCTGTCGGTTTTTTGGTTCGCGCTTTATTATTGGCGCGATTAG
- a CDS encoding ParB/RepB/Spo0J family partition protein — protein sequence MMHKKRGLGRGLSELLGDVAAAPAQEKPRDVQTLPIEFMQRGKYQPRRDMDPEKLKELSDSISAQGIIQPIIVRKVAADKYEIIAGERRWRAAQLAELQEVPVLIKDIDDRSVMAIALIENIQREDLNALEEAEALHRLQDEFELTHQQIAQAVGKSRTTVTNLLRLLELAPEVKTMLGKGLLEMGHARALLGLDEDKQIEIANKAVKQGLTVRAVEKLVREQHEEKPVAAKKLDPDTLRLQRELSERTGAKVEINHQSGGKGKLIFSYTSLEELEGIINKIN from the coding sequence ATGATGCATAAGAAGCGCGGTTTAGGGCGGGGGTTGAGTGAGTTGCTGGGCGATGTAGCCGCCGCTCCGGCCCAGGAAAAGCCTAGGGATGTACAAACCCTGCCAATCGAGTTCATGCAGCGCGGTAAATATCAGCCGCGCCGAGATATGGATCCGGAAAAGCTGAAGGAATTATCGGATTCGATTTCCGCGCAGGGCATTATTCAGCCTATCATCGTACGTAAAGTCGCCGCCGACAAATACGAAATCATTGCCGGCGAACGTCGCTGGCGCGCCGCGCAACTGGCCGAACTACAGGAAGTGCCGGTCCTGATCAAGGACATAGACGACAGGTCGGTGATGGCGATTGCCTTGATCGAAAACATTCAGCGCGAAGACTTGAATGCGTTGGAAGAAGCCGAAGCCCTGCACCGTTTGCAGGATGAGTTCGAATTGACTCATCAACAAATTGCCCAAGCCGTCGGCAAATCCCGTACTACCGTGACCAATCTATTAAGGTTGTTGGAACTGGCGCCCGAGGTCAAAACCATGCTCGGCAAAGGTTTGCTGGAAATGGGGCATGCGAGGGCGCTGTTGGGTTTGGACGAGGACAAGCAGATCGAAATCGCCAACAAGGCGGTCAAGCAGGGTTTGACGGTGCGTGCCGTAGAAAAATTGGTGCGCGAGCAGCACGAAGAAAAGCCGGTCGCGGCGAAAAAGCTTGACCCCGATACCTTGCGATTGCAACGAGAGTTGAGCGAGCGGACCGGGGCCAAAGTCGAGATCAATCACCAAAGTGGCGGCAAGGGTAAATTGATTTTCAGTTATACCAGTCTGGAAGAACTGGAAGGCATCATTAACAAGATCAATTGA
- a CDS encoding ParA family protein: MAKIIAITNQKGGVGKTTTSVNLAAAFAATKRKVLLVDLDPQGNAAMGCGVNKDEIEYSSCELLLEEVPVSEIIIKNKSLGFDLIPGNADLTAAEVQLMTAQHRERRLADALLPIKENYDYILIDCPPSLNMLTLNAMVAANSVLIPMQCEYYSLEGLSSLMSTLRNIRDTVNPGLVLEGILRTMVDNRSRLGKDVSDQLIEYFGDKVFRTTIPRNIRLAEAPSHGVPVMAYDKASRGAVAYIALAGEMIRKEKAAKK, encoded by the coding sequence ATGGCTAAGATTATCGCGATAACCAATCAAAAGGGTGGTGTGGGTAAAACCACCACCAGCGTTAATCTGGCGGCGGCCTTTGCCGCGACCAAGCGCAAAGTGTTGTTGGTGGATTTGGACCCGCAAGGCAATGCGGCGATGGGCTGCGGCGTCAATAAGGATGAAATCGAATATTCCAGTTGTGAATTATTGCTGGAAGAGGTGCCGGTCTCGGAAATCATTATCAAAAATAAATCATTGGGTTTTGATCTGATTCCCGGCAACGCCGATCTGACCGCCGCCGAAGTTCAGTTGATGACGGCTCAACACCGCGAACGGCGCTTGGCCGATGCCTTATTACCCATCAAGGAAAATTACGATTACATCCTGATAGATTGCCCACCGTCGCTGAATATGCTGACCCTGAACGCCATGGTGGCGGCCAATAGCGTGTTGATCCCGATGCAGTGTGAATATTATTCTCTGGAAGGGCTGTCGTCGTTGATGTCGACTTTGCGCAATATTCGCGACACCGTCAATCCGGGCTTGGTGTTGGAAGGTATTTTGCGGACCATGGTCGATAACCGTAGCCGCCTAGGCAAGGATGTGTCGGATCAGCTGATCGAATATTTCGGCGATAAGGTGTTCAGGACCACGATCCCCAGAAATATCCGGTTGGCCGAGGCGCCCAGCCACGGTGTGCCGGTGATGGCTTACGACAAGGCTTCCCGTGGCGCGGTGGCCTATATAGCATTGGCCGGCGAAATGATCAGAAAAGAAAAAGCAGCGAAAAAATGA
- the rsmG gene encoding 16S rRNA (guanine(527)-N(7))-methyltransferase RsmG, with product MDNCRDKLHHGLSTLALPVTEPQIETLLNFIKLIAKWNKAYNLTAVRDPLEMVSLHLLDSLAILPHVKAPNVADIGTGAGLPGIPLAICQPDCHFTLVDSNSKKTRFVQQAVLELRLKNVDVVHSRVELIKPQQLFSTVICRAFAGMSDIVKLTGHLLAEDGLLLAMKGQIPEQELAELGSDYSVIPLEVPGIAAERCLICMEKGKHG from the coding sequence ATGGATAATTGTCGGGATAAACTGCATCACGGTCTTTCCACACTGGCTTTGCCGGTAACTGAGCCGCAAATCGAAACTTTGCTGAATTTCATCAAACTGATCGCAAAATGGAACAAGGCCTATAATCTGACCGCCGTGCGCGATCCGTTGGAAATGGTTAGCCTGCATTTGCTGGATAGTCTGGCCATTTTGCCGCACGTCAAGGCGCCAAATGTCGCGGATATAGGTACCGGTGCCGGTTTGCCGGGTATTCCGTTGGCAATTTGCCAGCCGGATTGCCATTTCACCTTGGTCGATTCCAACTCCAAGAAAACTCGTTTCGTGCAACAGGCGGTGTTGGAGTTGCGGTTGAAAAATGTGGATGTGGTGCATAGTCGAGTGGAATTAATCAAGCCGCAACAATTGTTTTCTACCGTAATTTGCCGCGCTTTTGCCGGCATGAGCGACATAGTCAAGCTGACCGGACATTTATTGGCCGAGGATGGTTTGTTACTGGCCATGAAAGGTCAAATTCCCGAGCAGGAATTGGCGGAATTAGGCTCGGATTACAGCGTAATCCCACTTGAAGTGCCCGGCATCGCCGCCGAGCGCTGTCTGATATGTATGGAGAAAGGCAAGCATGGCTAA